The segment CGGGGAACCCAGACGTCTCGACCCGGCATGTGTCGTACAGTGACGAGAGAGCGACTGGGATAGCGTTCACTACCGCCAAGGTACATTTCTTCACCTGTGAGTAAATCTTTTTGCCCTGGGGGTGCTGGGTATTCGCATGGGAACCACCGCTGCACAGCGCCGAGACCGCATCTACGTGGCCGGCGAGTGGCTCGACGGCGACGACACCCTGTCCGTCACCGACCTCGCCGACGGCGGCACGTTCGCCGAGGTCACCGCCGCCAGCCCCGAGCAGGCCCGCGACGCGCTCGCGGCCGCCGAAGAGGCCAAGGCCGCGATGCGCGAGACCACCATCGTCGAACGCGCCGAGTGGATGCACGAGATAGCGGACGGCCTCGAGGCCCGCGAGGAGGAACTCGCCGAGGTCATCGTGCGCGAAGCCGGGAAGCCGATCTCGAGCGCGCGCGGCGAGGTCGACTCCGCCGCCACGCGATTCCGTCGCGCCGCCGGCGAGATCCGCCACATGAACGGCGAGTACCGCGAGGGCACCACGAGCGGCCACGAGGGCTGGGAGGCCATCGTCAAGCACGAACCCATCGGTGCCGTCCTCTGCATCACGCCGTACAACTACCCGCTCGCGACGACCGCGCTCCAGGTCGCGCCCGCGCTCGCCGCCGGGAACGCCGTCGTCCTGAAACCCGCGAGCAAGACCCCGATCGCCGCGGCCATCCTCGCGGAAGTGATCAGCGAGGTCGACCTCCCCCACGACGGCGCGTTCAACTACGTCGCCGGGACCGCGAGCGACGTCGGCGACGTCCTCTCGGGCGACGACCGCGTCAACGCCATCGCGATGACCGGCTCCTCGGGCGCCGGCAAGCACGTCGCCAAGGAGTCCGGGATGGTGAACCTCCACATGGAACTCGGCGGGAACGCGCCCGAGGTCGTCTTCCCGGACGCGGACCTCGACGCGGCCGCGGCCGCCGCGACGAAGGGCTCGCTCAAGTACGCCGGGCAGCGCTGTTCCGCGGTGTCGCGCGTGCTCGCCCACGAGGACGTCCACGACGAGGTCGTCGCGAAGATCGACTCGCAGATGGACGACTGGCAGATCGGCGACCTCTTCGATCCGGACACCGCGCTCGGACCGCTCATCAGCGAGGACCAGGCCGAGTGGGTGCAGGAACTCGTCGACGACGCCGTCGAGAAGGGGGCGACGCTCGTCCGCGGCGGCAGTCACGACGGGAACTTCTTCGAGCCGACGCTGCTCGCGGACGTCCCGCACGACGCGCGCGTCGTCCACGAGGAGCAGTTCGGACCGGTCGCCGCCGTCACCACGTTCGAGAGTGAGGCCGACGCGCTCGAGGTCGCGAACGGCGGTGACCTCGCGCTCGACGCGGCCGTCTTCACCGCCGACCACGACCGCGCGATGCGGGTCGCGAACGCCATCGACGCCGGCGGCGTCCGCATCAACGGCGCCCCCAGTCACGGCCTCGGCGACATCCCCTTCGGCGGGAACAAGGACTCCGGCATCGGGCGCGAAGGCATCGACGCCAGCATCCACGCGTTCGTCCGCAAGAAGAGCATCATCCTCTGAGCCGGGAGCTTTCGAGCGACCCGTTCTCGCAGTTCGGTCTCAGATTCGCGCGCGGCGAGCGCTGCGAGCGGCCTCTAGCACCGCGACCGTCGTCGGCGTCGCTGGAACCGGGAGAGCCTTTGCCCGCCAGTCGTACGTGCGAACGATGACCGGACTCGCTCGCGTACTGGATGCGGAGTCGGTGCCGTTGCCCGCGGTCGGCGGGCTCGCGGCCGTGGACGTCCTCGCGATCCTCGTCCTCGTCCTCGTCGGCGAGATCCGCCACGGCGTCGACGTCGTCGGGAACCCCGGACAGGTGCTCGCGACCGCCGCACCGTTCCTGCTCGGGTGGGTCCTCGTCGCGACGCTCGTCGGCGCGTACGGCGACCGCGCGTTCGCCGGCGGCGTCGACACACTGAAACTGACCGCTGGCGCGTGGATCGGTGGCGCAGGCGTCGGGTTGACCCTCAGAGGCACCGAGTACCTCGCCGGGAACGCACCGCTCTCGTTCGCGCTCGTCATGACGGGATTCGGACTCCTCGCGCTCTGTAGCGTTCGACTCCTCGCGGTCACTCGCCTCGGCGCGCGAGCGTGAACGCAGCGACCGCACGATAGCAGTCAGCCTCCTCGGCGCGCGAGCGTGAACGCCGCGACGGCACCAGCGAGCGCGACGGCGCCGAGGGTCGCGAACAGCGCCGCGGCGTTCGCGTACTCGAGGATGCCGCCGGCGACGGCGCCACCGAGTGCGCCGACGCCGAACACGCCCAGGTACGTGTAGCCGTACGAGAGGCCGCGCGTCCCGGGCGGCGTGTGGTCGGCGACGGCGGCCTGGTAGAGCGGCTGCACGAAGAACAGCGCGACCCCCAGGAGGCCGCCGAGGACGAGGAACGGCCCGACGCCGAGGGCGACCGCCGGCAGGAAGAGGACGGCGAGCACGGCGAGTCCGAGGAACGCCGGTGCGAGCGCACGCTCCGGCCGGACGTGGTCGCTGACGCGACCGCCCGCGTACTGGCCGACGACGCCGACCGCGAGCAGACCCGCGTACGCGTACCGGTACGTCTCCAGCGAGAGGTCCCCGACGGCGATGGCGGCGAAGGCGTCGTACGTCGACAGCACCTCCGGGAGGAACGTGAGGATGCCGCGATAGTAGAGGCCCGACGCGACGACGACGGGGAAGATGAGCGCGAACCCGCCGACGAACAGCTCGCGAGACCCGACGCGGAAGTCCGCGAACGACTCGACGCTCGACGTCCGGTCCGCTCCCCCGCTATCGGTCGTCTCGGAGTCGATCTCCGCGCCGCCGTCGCTCGCGGTGGCCTCGTGGGATTGGCCGTCGCCGTCGCTGCCGACGGCTGCGCGTTCGTCGACGTCGATCCGGGTCGCGAGCGCGGCGACGACGAGGATGGGCGCGGCGAGTGCGAGGGCGACGGTCCGCCAGTCCGCGACGACGAGGGCGACGGCGACGACGAACGGCCCGAGTGCGATGCCGAGGTTCCCCGCGATACCGTGGTACGCGAACGCGCGGCCGCGCTCGGTCGCCGCCCGCGAGAGCATCGACAGTCCCGCTGGGTGGTAGACGCTCGCGGCGACGCCCCAGCACGCCAGTGCCGCACCGACCGCGAGCACCGAGGGTGCGGCGGCGAGGACGACGAACGAGGCGCTCATCCCGAACAGGGACGCGACGATGAGGCGCTTCGAGCCGACGCGGTCCGCGAGGACGCCGCCGGGGAGCGCGCCGACGCCGAACAGGCCGTAGCCGACGGTGACGAGCACGCCGGCGACCGCCGCGTCGAACGGGACTGCGGCGACGCCGAGGTCGAGGCGCTGGAACTCCGCGAGCCAGAGCGGGATGAACAGCGGGATCGCGAGCTCGAACGTGTGCACGCTCGCGTGCCCGACGGTCGCCAACCCGACGACGGCGCGGTCGTTCCGGTCCACGCTTCCGCGAACGGCCGTGTCCGGCAAGAGCCCACCGGTCGGGGCGAACGCTCGCGTCGTCGACGCGAGCGTCCCGTCACGTACCCCCTCCTTTTTGCGAATCCGCTTCGAGGTGTCGAACGTGACAGTCTTCCTCTCGAGCGACGACGTCAGTGGACTCGCCGACCCCGCAGCGTTCGTCGACGCCGTCCGCGAGGGCTATCGCCAGCGCGGCGAGGGCGCCGCAGCGAAACCACGGACCACGCTCCGGAACGAGGACCCGCCGGGGATGCTGTTCTCGTACGCCGCCGTCCTCCCGGACACGGGCGCGATGGGCGGGTACATGTACTCGGCGGGGTTCGAGGCGCGCGACGCGTGGTTCGCGACGCCGCTGTTCGACGCCGAGACCGGGGAGCCGCTCGCGGTCGTCGACGGCGCGAGCATGAATCCCTTCAAGACCGGTGCGGCCGGCGCGGTGGGCGTCGACGCGCTCGCGCGCCGTGACGCCAGCAGCCTCGCCGTCATCGGGAGCGGTGCGCAAGCGCGCGGGCAGGTGCGCGCCGCCGCGACCGTCCGCGACTTCGACAGCGTGGACGTGTACTCGCCGACGAAGGCGAACCGCGAGGCGTTCGCCGCGGAGATGAACGACCGTCTGGACCCGGCGGTCGCCGCGGTCGCGTCGCCCTCGGCCGCCGTCGAAGGCGCGGACGTCGTGATCACGGCGACGACGGCGACCGACCCCGTGTTCGACGGCGACGACCTCAAAGACGGCGCGCACGTCACGGCGATGGGCCAGTACCACCCCGAGAAGCGCGAGCTCGACGAGACGACGATCGAACGCGGCACGTACGTCCCGGACCTCCGCGAGCGCGTCCAGCAGGACGCCGGGTCGTTCATCGCCGCGCAGGAGGCGGGCGTCGTCGACGAGAGCGACGTCCACGCCGAACTCGGTGAGATCGTCGCGGGCGAAGCCGACGGCCGCGCCGACCGCGACGAGATCACGATCTTCGACTCGGGCGGGACCGGCATCGAGACCGTCGCCGGCGCGTACCTCCTCTACGAGCGCGCGATGGAGCGCGACGACGACCTCGGCACCGAGGTCGACTGGTTGCCCGCGAGCGAGGCACTCACGGGGGAGTAACTGACTCTGCAAGCATCCGGCGACCACTCGGTCGCCGGTTCCCGGCTGGAACCGACTCCGCAAGCATCCGGCGACCCCCGAGGTCGCCGGTTCGGTCTCGCGTTCGAGACGGTTCTCGCCTCAGAGGCCGAGCGCGGCTGAGAGCGAGAGCCCGCTCGCGAGCGCGCAGACGAGGTAGCCGGCGATGGCGCCGCCGTTCAGGAGCGGGAGGCCGGCGTGCGCGCGCCCCTTGAGGACCATCCAGAGGAGGACGACGAGCCCGACCTGGGTGCCGACGAGCGCGCCGAGCGCGGGGAGGTTCGCCGTGACCAGCGGCAATCCGAGGTCGGGGAGCGGTCCGTTCGGGACCGCGGTGTGGAAGTGCGCGGCGCTCGCGACGAGGATCGTCGGCATCACGGCGTCGCCGAGCCCGACGAAGAACGCGTCGCGCTGGAGGACGTCGTCGTCCTCGGGCGCGTCGGTGCCGTCAGTCGTTTCGGCGTCTGTCTCGCCGCGGTCTTCCGTCGCGTTGGCGTCCGCAACGCTGCCGTCCGCAACGCCGCCGTCGGCCGCCGGCTCCGCGTCGTCGTCGCTCGTGTCGACGCTATCCGGTGACTCCATGTCGAGGAAGGAGAAGGAGAGCGTGGTCGGGATGACGAGGATGACGGGGACCTTCATGTCCATCACGCCGTCGGCGAGGTCGAGCATGTGCTCGGTGCCGTACACCGATATCGCGTCGTAGACGGCGAGGACGACGAGGAGGACGAGCGTCGGGAGCAGGCCGAAGCTGATGCCGAACAGGCCGGCGGCGGCGCCGCCCATGAGAACGCCCGCGGTGTCGATGACGTACCACTCCGGGTAGGCGACGAGGGCGACGCCGACGAGCGCCGCGAGAGCGAGCCCGAACGGGCTCGGGACGAGGACGTCGAACACCTGCCAGGCGAGGCCGGCGCTCGCGAGTACCACGAACCCGCGCACGATCCAGTCAAGGTCGTACTTGAACGCCGCGAGCATCAGCGCCGTCATCACGAGTATCGCGGCGACGTAGACGATCGAGTTCGAGATGCTGTCGGGGTTCTGCGTGAACGCCTTGTCCGCGGCTTCCAGCGGCTCGACGAGCATCAGGGCACCGAGCTGGACGCCGAGGAACAGCGCCATCGTGAACGCGACGGCGGCGTAGACGCGCGTACGGGCTTCCATGCCCGCGAGTATCAACTGCGGCCGGGAGTACGTTTCCCTTCGCGTCGCCGCCATCGAGTCACGGGCGTCGACCCGGTTTCGGCGACCGGCCGGCGCCGTACTCAGCGCGCGTACAGTTTCTCGCCGAGGAGGAGCGCGGGCCGCCCGTCGTCGGCCGTCACCGCGACGTACGGCCGGCCGACGGGGCCGAACACGTCGACGACGCGCCCGACCTCGTCCAGGTTCTCGTCGACGACGCCCGCGCCGATGCGCGGCGGGTCGTCGTCGCTCGCGCGAGCGATCGCGAGCCCCTGCGCGACCCTGACGACCTCGCCGACGCGCTTCATGCTGACTCCACCTCGAGAGCGAGCGTCCGTACCGACTGCTCTTCGAGAGCGGGCGTCCGTACTGACTCGACCCCGAGAGCGGGCGTCCGTACTGACTCGACCCCGAGAGCGGGCGTCCGTACTGACTCGACCCCGAGAGTGGGCGTCATTCTCGGAGCGCGTTCACGTAGGCCGCGGCTGCCTGGACGATGTCGTTCTTCGCGTCGGCGTCGGGGTTCTTCACGAGGACGCGGCCTCGCTCCCGGTGGCTCTCGCGACTGTAGTTCCGGTCTCGTTCCACGATGACGTCGTACCCGACCTGCTGGACGGCCTTCGCGATCTCGTCGACCTCGGGGTCGGCGACCGCGAGGTCCACGGGGACGCGCCGGCCGTCGGCTCGGGAGAGTTCCGCGTCGAAGTACGCGGGATAGAGGACGTTCTCGACCATACCCGCCGGTCCGGTCGGCTGACTTACAACCTTTCCGGAATCGCGGGTCGGAGAAAGGGACTGGAAGGCGGTGATTCAGTCGCGGCGTGCGAGCGCGCCGACGACGAGGACTGCGGCAGCCAGCAGTGCGACGACCGGCCCGAAGCCGGGCGTGGCGCCGTCGTCGGTCACCGTCGTCGTTCCGGCGACGCCGGTCGTCTGCGCGTCGTCGTCCGTGCTATCGCCGTCGTCGGACGTCGTCGCGGTGGGCTCCGTCTCGAGGTGCGCGTAGATGTCGGCGTTCACCTGGACGGTCCCGCGGAGGCTCTCGTTCGCTTCCTCGTAGGACTCGGGGTACCACGTCTTCGCGAGGTGCCGGACCGCGAGGGCGACGCGGGGCGCGGGCTGACTGATCTGGTTGCGGTCGACCGCGACGAGGTTCCCCTCCTGGACGGCGGTGGTCTGGTTCCACGCGGCGTTCTTCGGGATCGCAGCCTCGGTGCCAGGGTAGACGATCCAGTCGACGCTGAGGTTCGCGACCGTCTCGGGGTTGATGGGCGCGTACCCGCTCGGCGGGAACTCGACGACGCCGACGGCGAGGTTGTTCCCGCCGGCGGCGGTCAGGCCGGAGTGGATGAACGTGTTCTCGCCGGCGGTGTACCCGTACAGCGAGTAAAGGAAGTTCCGGGGCTCCTCGCCCTCGGTGGCGTTCTGAACGATCGCCATCTCCTCTTTCATCCAGCGGACGGACTCGACGGCGGCGTCGCACTCGCCGACGAGGCGGCCGGTGCTCGCGACCTTGTCGTAGACGTCGTCGACGCTCTCGGAGTTGTTGAAGTAGTAGACGGTGACGCCGGCGTTCCGGAGCGCGGACACCGTCTCGGGGTCGGTGACGTTCTCGGCGAGCACGACGTCCGGGTCCTGCGCGACGACCTTCTCGACGGAGATGCGCGTCTGGCCGGCGCCGGAGACGTTCGCCTTCGCGGTCGCGCCGTCGAGGTACGCGGCGAACTGCGTGACGCCGACGACCTTCGACTGGGCGTCTAGCTCCCACATCGTCTGGGCGCTCGCGGGCCCGAGCGTGACGACGCGCTCGGGTTCCTCCGAGACTTCGACGGTCGACCCGCTGGCGTCGCGGAGCGAAAGCGGGTACGAGCAGGGTTCGGCTGCGGTCGCACCGACCGACGCGTGCGTGGCGCCGGAGTCGGCGAGCGATTCCGTCGCACTCCCGGTCGACGCGCCGACCGCCCCGGCGACGGGCGTGGCGACGAGCGCGAGCGCGAAGAGAACGGAACAGGCTGCTTGCGTGCGTGTCATCGTGGATACGTCCACGCTTATGCAACAAGTATTTGGCTAAAGCAAGTAGAGTTGGTATCCATGCGAGTGGGCGCAACCGCGACCGCGTACTCGACGGCCCTCTTCGCCGGCCTCCTCGCCACGGTCGCCGGCGCCGCCACCGTCGGGCCCGTCACCATCCCCTACGGAACCGTCGCGAAGGCGCTCCTGAACGCCACGCCCGTCCCCGTCGGCGTCACGCTCCAGGGCGGAATTGACGTCGCCCTCGCTCACCCCTTCGCGTTCGACGTCGACAGGACCCAGCAACTCATCGTCGTCGGCGTCCGCGGCCCGCGCATCGTCCTCGCAGCGATCGTCGGGTTCGCGCTCGCCGCCGCCGGCACCGTCATGCAGGGGTTCTTCCGGAACCCGATGGCGGACCCGAGCATCGTCGGCGTCTCCTCCGGCGCCGCCCTCGGCGCCGTCGCCGCCATCACCGCACCAGCGGCCGTCACCGCAGTCACCGCGCCACTCGGCCTCCCCGCCGGCGTCGGCATCCAGACCGCCGCGTTCGTCGGCGCGATCGTCGCCGCCTTCCTCGTGTACGCGATCGCGACCGAGCGCGGCCGGACGCCCGTCGCCACCCTCCTGCTCGCGGGCGTCGCCATCCAGACGTTCCTCGGCGCAGTCGTCTCCTTCCTCCTCATCTACTCCGGCCAGAGCATCCGCCGCGCGATCTACTGGCTCATGGGCGACCTCAACAACGCCGCCTGGGGCGACGTCGCCGTCGCCGCACCCGTCGTGCTCGTGCTCTTCGCCGCACTCCTCCCGTTCTCCCGGGACCTGAACGTCCTCCTGCTCGGCGAGGAGGACGCACGGACGCTCGGCATCGAGGTCGAACGCACCAAGCGCGTGCTGCTCGCGCTCGGGAGCGTCGTCACCGCCGCCGCCGTCGCCGTCGCCGGCATCATCGGGTTCGTCGGCCTCGTCGTCCCGCACGTCGTCCGCCTCGTCGTCGGGCCCGACCACCGCGTCCTCCTGCCGACGAGCGCACTCGCCGGCGCGATCTTCCTCGTCGCCACCGACACCCTCGCGCGCTCGACCGCCGCCGCCCTCCCCGTCGGCGTCGTCACCGCGGCCGTCGGCGCCCCGTTCTTCCTCTTCCTCCTCCGTCGCAGGGAGGTGCACGAACTATGACCTGCGCCCCGACAGCACCGTTGCGCACCGCCGACCTGGAGGTGCAGTCGGTATGATCCGCACCGCCGACCTGGAGGTGCAGTCGGTATGATCCGCGTGGAAGACCTCACGGTCTCGCTCGGCGACCACGAGGTACTCGCGGACGTCTCGATGGCGGTCGACGACGGCGAGTTCGTCGGCCTCGTCGGCCCGAACGGCGCCGGGAAGACCACGCTCCTGCGCTGTCTCTCCGGCGTGCTCTCGCCCGACAGCGGGGTCGTGACGGTCGACGGCGATCCCGTCGTGGGACTCGGTGCGCGCGAATCCAGTCGCCGCATCGCCATCGTTCCACAGGACACCACGCTCGCGTTCGACTTCTCCGTGCGCGACGTCGTCGACATGGGTCGCACCCCGCACCGCGGCCGGTTCGAGCGCGCCAGCGTCGAGGACCGCGACGCCGTCGATCGCGCGATGGCGCGCACCGACGTCGCGCGGTTCGCCGACGACTCCATCCAGGCGGTCAGTGGCGGGGAACGCCAGCGCGTCGTCCTCGCGCGAGCGCTCGCCCAGGAGGCGCCCGTGCTCTTGCTGGACGAACCGACCGCGAGCCTCGACGTCAACCACCAGATCCGCACGCTGGATCTCGTCGCTGACCTCGTCGACGACGGTCGGACCGCGGTCGCCGCCATCCACGACCTCAGCCTCGCCGCTCGCTACTGTGACCGACTCGTACTCCTGGCCGACGGCGGCGTCCTCGCCGCCGGCCCACCCGAGCGCGTGCTCGAGCGGACGACGGTCGCGGACGCGTTCGACGCCGACGCAGCGGTCGTCGACGACCCCGTCACTGGGACGCCTGCGGTCACGCCACTCTCGGATCCCGGCTGGACGCTCGACGCCCACGTCCACGTCGCCGGGACCGGCGCCGACGCCGGACGCGTCGTGACGACTCTCGCCGCCGCCGGAGCGACCGTCACCGCCGGCCCCGTCCCGGAAGGCGACGCCGTCGCGACCGCCGCGAGCGGCGTCGACGCACCCGTCGTCACCGTTCCGGCGTTCGAGGGCGTCGACGACGCGAGCCGTCGCGCCGTCGTGGAACACGCGACCGCCGCAGACGTCGCACTCGCCGCTGGCACCGTCCCCGACGCTGCCCTCCGTGCACTCCCCGACGGCACGCGACTCCTCGTCACTCCCGACGCGATCCTCCCCCACGACGACGCATCGCGCCTCGGCGACGACGACGCGTCTACGGACCTCGAGCGCGTGGCAATCGAGGACCTCGGTGCTGGCATCGCCGACGACCGGGTCATCGTCGTCGACGATATTCGCGACCGGCTTTCCACGGTCGCTGACGGCCCCGAGCGCACCGGTAGCTACGACCGAACTCGACGCGACGAGTGACCGCGACGCGGTCCCGACCCGCTCCGTCGAATCGTCGCGACGAGTCGATACACCGAAACGTGATTTATCTGGCGGACGCACTCACGGTCGTGTCCCGGACGCTCCCCGCACTCGCAGTCGCCGCCCTCATCGTCCTCTCGGGGTGCGCCACGTTCGGTGGCGTGAGCACCACTCGCGAGGCGTTCGACGTCACCGACACGTCGACGGACGAACCGACGACGCCAGACGGCCCGGTCGACGGACCACCGGTAATCGCGTTCGACCCCCTCCAGGACACCGCGCCCGAGCCGTTCGCGCTCGCAGAAGCTCACGAGGACAGTCTCCTCGGCCGTTCCTACACCGTCCAGTACGCGCACCGAGAGACGTACGTCAACGGCAGCCGTCGCCTGGTCCAGAACTGGACGACGACGTTCGGACGGAACCGGTCGACGTTCGTTCAGGATCGCTACTCCGCGCTCCAGAACGACAGCGTCCGCCAGCAGGTCTACGCGAACGGGACGCACGCGTGGGATCGCGAGTTCGAAAACGATCGACGGGCCGAGGAACCCCGAGTCCTCCGGAGCCCGACCGGTGACCGCCTCCCGCCGTCCCAGGTCGTGATGCGGGTCGCTCCCTTCGCGCTCCGGTCGGGCCTGCTCGCGATGAACGTCACCGACGTCACGAAGCTCGATACCACGCCGAGCGGCGTCGACGCCCCCGTTTTCGAGGTCGTGGGTAACGAGACGAGGATGCCGAACCCGTACGGTAACGAGACCACGAACGCGTCGTTCACGCTGTTCGTGACCGAATCCGGACGCGTGATCGAGTTCGCGTACGAGTACACGTACGAGCAAGACGGGAACAGGATCCACGCGTCGACGCGCATCGAGTACCGCGACGTCGGGACGGCGACCGTCATTCGCCCCGAGTGGGTGCCCGGGAATGCAACTCCCGCCAACGACGCACACGTCGACGAAGACACCGATCCCGTCGCGTCCACGACCGGACCCGTTGACGGTGCAGCGTTCCACGCGACCGACGCCAGCGCACTTGCAGCACCGTTCACGACGCCAGCCGGTCTCTCGACGCGGCGTGCGCGATGCATCGAAGCGCCCCCTGGGTTACGTTCGGCGCGCGTTTGACTTATCCCAATAGAGTTTGCATCGTGGACTGAATGCCGTGGTATGAGGACTTCGTCGTCGAAGACGCTCGTAGTAATTGCACTCGCAGGCTGCGCCGTCGTCGCACTCGCTGGCTGTAGCGCGCTCTCCGACAATCGTCAGACCCGGACCGCGCTCGACGTGAACGACTCCGAGTGCACCGCCCGGGAAGCCGTCCGGAACGGATCCGTCGTCGCGTTCGACGCTGCCCGCGACCACGCCCCCGACCCCGACGTCCTGGCGTCTGCGCACCGCCGCGCACTCGCGGAGCGCTCCTACACCGTCTCGATCAGTACTGAGATGACGAACCGGAGCGGTATCGTCGTCCGGTCCACCCGCACGTCGACGATTGCGAGCGACCACTCGCGGTACCGCACCGTCGCACACGCGAACTACAGCGACGATCGACAGTCCACCGTTCGGACGTACGCCAACGGAACGCACGTCTGGAAGCGGTACGTCGGCCCGAACACGGACGAGGTCAGGCTCCGTTCGTCCGTCGGCCAGGTCGTCCCCCCGGCGGCACAGAACGAGACCGGTATCGACGAGATCCTCGACGGCCTCTACGAGACCAACGTCACCGACGTCGTTCAGGTCGACGCCCCCCGTGCGGCCGTGGACGGGGACGTGTACAGGATGTACGCGAACGAGAGCGTTCGCGCCGGCACGACCGACGAGGACGTCGCGCACGCACTCACCGTCACCGAGTCCGGCCGCATCCTCACCTACGACTACCGATACGATACGCAAGACGTCGACGGACGGAACGTAACGGTCCACGTCCGCGTCGAGTTCCACGCCGTCGATGCGACGACCGTCACTCCCCCCGAGTGGGTGCCCGAGAACGCCACCGATGCGGACGCAACCGATGCGAACGTCACAAATGCGGACGCCACCGATGCGGACTACTCTCGCCGAACCTCGATTACTGGATTCGACGCCCGTACGTCCCATTCCACGGGTTTCGAGCGCTCTCGTCCCGGAACTGCTCCTCGACCGAGACCGACTGTTTTCGTATAGCGGAATATGGTTTACGAGACTGGCTTCGGACGCACTATTACTCTAAGATCGAATAAATATTCGACTCGTAGACGTCCCTGATTCGGGATCCCCAGTCGTGCGTGTAGGTGTCGATGACGTCGCTCGCGACGTCCCCGCGGAGGTACTTCACGACGCCGCGGTCGCCGGTGCGGTCCCGGAGGTGCGTGGTGAAGAAGTGCCGGAAGTAGTGGGGAGTGACGTTTTCGCTCGCCCCGCCACCGGTCCGGTACCAGCCTGCGTCCCTGGCGTGCCTGGTGACGAACGACCGGACGCCGGACGCGGTCAGTCGAGCGCCCCAGTCCTGGCTCGTGTCGACGAACAGCGGCTCTGCGGGCGACCTGGCGTCCGGTCGAATCGCGAGCCAGGCCGCCAGTACCCGCTCGAGTTCCGCGTCGACGGGCACCACGGTGTCGCGCTTTCGCTTGTTGGATTCGTATCGCTCCTCGCCGTTCACGACCGCCCCACGAACGGGTTCCGCCGGAACGAAGATCGACGCCCCGCGACCCTGGAGGTGAACGCGCGGTTCGACGTCGAACGCCGCTCTCGCGTCCGAATCCGGCAGGTGGAGGTCGCGCAGGTCTAGGTTACAGCACTCGCCGACGCGCAGCCCCGTCTTCAGGAGCGTCACGACGACGGCTCGTTCCAGCGGATGCCGGATGCCCTGCACGAACCCGCGGACGTCCGCCAGGGAGAGGTCGCGTCGCGTCGGATCCGGGTCGATCGCCTCGTCCATCTCCTCGACGACGAGCGACATCGGGTTCTCCGCGAGCTCGCCGACCTGACTCATGTACGCGTAGAACCGATGGACGTAGGACGCGTAGGACGCGACCGTACTCGGTGCGCGTTCGTTGCGCATCTCGTGCACCCACGCCATGCACTCGCGACGATCCGCACTCGACGGTGTCGCGGCCTCGCCGCCTGGGCCGCGCTCGGGGTTCGCGAGGAACGCCTCGAACTCCCGCAGGACGCGCTCGTAGGACGCACGCGTCCGTTCGGACTTCCCGTGGAAGCGCTGATCCTCGAGGTATCGGTCGATGAGGTCCTGCTCGCCCGCCGCAGCGTCCGGATCCGCGTCCGCGTTCGTCTCGCTCATTCCTCGATCGCCCCGGAACCGCCGGTTCGGTCGCTCGCGACGGCCTGGTAGCCGCCGTTTCGGCCGCTGTACACTACTCGATTGTCCGCCTGAAGCGCCTGGAGCGCGTCCTCGAGCCGGGTTTCGACGTCGTCGGTGACTGCCTCAAGGAGCTCGTCCCACGACCGTGTCTCTTCGCGGAGGAGTTCGAAGACGCGGTCCTCGAAC is part of the Halorubellus sp. JP-L1 genome and harbors:
- a CDS encoding H/ACA ribonucleoprotein complex subunit GAR1: MKRVGEVVRVAQGLAIARASDDDPPRIGAGVVDENLDEVGRVVDVFGPVGRPYVAVTADDGRPALLLGEKLYAR
- a CDS encoding DUF3054 domain-containing protein, which codes for MTGLARVLDAESVPLPAVGGLAAVDVLAILVLVLVGEIRHGVDVVGNPGQVLATAAPFLLGWVLVATLVGAYGDRAFAGGVDTLKLTAGAWIGGAGVGLTLRGTEYLAGNAPLSFALVMTGFGLLALCSVRLLAVTRLGARA
- a CDS encoding MFS transporter; the encoded protein is MDRNDRAVVGLATVGHASVHTFELAIPLFIPLWLAEFQRLDLGVAAVPFDAAVAGVLVTVGYGLFGVGALPGGVLADRVGSKRLIVASLFGMSASFVVLAAAPSVLAVGAALACWGVAASVYHPAGLSMLSRAATERGRAFAYHGIAGNLGIALGPFVVAVALVVADWRTVALALAAPILVVAALATRIDVDERAAVGSDGDGQSHEATASDGGAEIDSETTDSGGADRTSSVESFADFRVGSRELFVGGFALIFPVVVASGLYYRGILTFLPEVLSTYDAFAAIAVGDLSLETYRYAYAGLLAVGVVGQYAGGRVSDHVRPERALAPAFLGLAVLAVLFLPAVALGVGPFLVLGGLLGVALFFVQPLYQAAVADHTPPGTRGLSYGYTYLGVFGVGALGGAVAGGILEYANAAALFATLGAVALAGAVAAFTLARRGG
- the srp19 gene encoding signal recognition particle subunit SRP19 encodes the protein MVENVLYPAYFDAELSRADGRRVPVDLAVADPEVDEIAKAVQQVGYDVIVERDRNYSRESHRERGRVLVKNPDADAKNDIVQAAAAYVNALRE
- a CDS encoding presenilin family intramembrane aspartyl protease PSH, which translates into the protein MEARTRVYAAVAFTMALFLGVQLGALMLVEPLEAADKAFTQNPDSISNSIVYVAAILVMTALMLAAFKYDLDWIVRGFVVLASAGLAWQVFDVLVPSPFGLALAALVGVALVAYPEWYVIDTAGVLMGGAAAGLFGISFGLLPTLVLLVVLAVYDAISVYGTEHMLDLADGVMDMKVPVILVIPTTLSFSFLDMESPDSVDTSDDDAEPAADGGVADGSVADANATEDRGETDAETTDGTDAPEDDDVLQRDAFFVGLGDAVMPTILVASAAHFHTAVPNGPLPDLGLPLVTANLPALGALVGTQVGLVVLLWMVLKGRAHAGLPLLNGGAIAGYLVCALASGLSLSAALGL
- a CDS encoding aldehyde dehydrogenase, coding for MGTTAAQRRDRIYVAGEWLDGDDTLSVTDLADGGTFAEVTAASPEQARDALAAAEEAKAAMRETTIVERAEWMHEIADGLEAREEELAEVIVREAGKPISSARGEVDSAATRFRRAAGEIRHMNGEYREGTTSGHEGWEAIVKHEPIGAVLCITPYNYPLATTALQVAPALAAGNAVVLKPASKTPIAAAILAEVISEVDLPHDGAFNYVAGTASDVGDVLSGDDRVNAIAMTGSSGAGKHVAKESGMVNLHMELGGNAPEVVFPDADLDAAAAAATKGSLKYAGQRCSAVSRVLAHEDVHDEVVAKIDSQMDDWQIGDLFDPDTALGPLISEDQAEWVQELVDDAVEKGATLVRGGSHDGNFFEPTLLADVPHDARVVHEEQFGPVAAVTTFESEADALEVANGGDLALDAAVFTADHDRAMRVANAIDAGGVRINGAPSHGLGDIPFGGNKDSGIGREGIDASIHAFVRKKSIIL
- a CDS encoding ornithine cyclodeaminase family protein, translated to MTVFLSSDDVSGLADPAAFVDAVREGYRQRGEGAAAKPRTTLRNEDPPGMLFSYAAVLPDTGAMGGYMYSAGFEARDAWFATPLFDAETGEPLAVVDGASMNPFKTGAAGAVGVDALARRDASSLAVIGSGAQARGQVRAAATVRDFDSVDVYSPTKANREAFAAEMNDRLDPAVAAVASPSAAVEGADVVITATTATDPVFDGDDLKDGAHVTAMGQYHPEKRELDETTIERGTYVPDLRERVQQDAGSFIAAQEAGVVDESDVHAELGEIVAGEADGRADRDEITIFDSGGTGIETVAGAYLLYERAMERDDDLGTEVDWLPASEALTGE